A section of the Flavobacterium sp. CG_23.5 genome encodes:
- a CDS encoding RagB/SusD family nutrient uptake outer membrane protein, translating into MKKIRFIKGLLFVSTLTLAVGCTNLNEEVLDGVQIKSSTGASGSVNTGALLAKTYEGLRDFNGQGGVFTLDEMSTDALAGPTRGGDWDDNGALRQMHTHTWAPDHIEVKSAWNSLLSNVYNCNVIIEQGGTASQIVEARFLRAFYYYNVVDLFGQAPYRPAGSPLEDDPKVWTRTEATKFCIDELEAVIGGLPARVAGDASIASKDAGHFLLAKLYLNKAVFESADASGAITFAAADMTKVVQHIDAMTNTLASNYWKNFAPDNNTSNEIVFSSKNIQGGAGGNTQSRWRMSQHYNQTPGGWNGFATVAEYYDRFGTADARRQYSTPQIIADFGNPAGFQIGQQYAPGGVTPLLDNPGIPLVFTKALTLITSGPTLRTAGIRGEKYIPDNANLNSPDNDLVIMRYSDALLMKAEAIARGGSGTVGAIMTNIATRAGVTAAPATLDGIYAERGRELWWEGWRRNDMIRFGKFLAVRELKPYVSDKKYILYPIPADALFNSNLKQNPGY; encoded by the coding sequence ATGAAAAAAATAAGATTTATAAAAGGCTTATTATTTGTTAGTACTTTAACTCTAGCAGTGGGTTGTACTAATTTAAATGAGGAAGTATTAGATGGTGTACAGATAAAATCATCTACAGGAGCTTCAGGCTCTGTAAACACGGGTGCTTTGTTAGCAAAGACCTATGAGGGTTTGAGAGATTTTAATGGACAAGGAGGGGTGTTTACCTTAGACGAAATGTCTACAGATGCTCTAGCAGGCCCTACTCGTGGTGGGGACTGGGACGATAATGGAGCGTTGAGACAAATGCACACACACACCTGGGCGCCTGATCATATTGAGGTAAAAAGTGCATGGAACTCATTATTATCTAACGTGTATAACTGTAATGTTATAATTGAACAAGGGGGTACTGCCTCTCAAATTGTAGAAGCTCGTTTTTTACGTGCATTTTATTATTATAATGTGGTCGATTTGTTTGGTCAAGCACCCTACAGACCAGCTGGTTCTCCACTTGAGGATGATCCTAAAGTGTGGACAAGAACTGAAGCAACAAAATTTTGCATTGATGAGCTAGAAGCAGTTATTGGCGGTTTGCCAGCACGTGTAGCAGGAGATGCAAGTATTGCGAGTAAAGATGCGGGTCATTTCTTGTTAGCAAAATTGTATTTGAACAAAGCTGTTTTTGAATCAGCAGATGCTTCCGGTGCTATTACTTTTGCTGCAGCTGACATGACCAAAGTAGTACAGCACATTGATGCAATGACTAACACATTAGCTTCGAATTATTGGAAAAATTTTGCTCCTGATAACAACACTTCTAATGAAATTGTTTTTAGTTCTAAAAACATTCAAGGAGGCGCCGGCGGAAATACCCAGTCCAGATGGAGAATGTCTCAACATTACAATCAAACTCCAGGAGGTTGGAATGGTTTTGCTACCGTAGCAGAATACTACGATAGATTTGGAACTGCAGATGCTCGTAGACAATATTCTACACCGCAAATTATTGCCGATTTTGGGAATCCTGCTGGTTTTCAAATTGGTCAGCAATATGCTCCAGGAGGAGTTACTCCTCTACTTGATAATCCTGGTATTCCTTTAGTATTCACTAAGGCTTTAACTTTGATTACAAGTGGTCCTACTCTTAGAACTGCGGGTATTCGTGGTGAAAAATACATACCAGATAATGCCAATTTGAATTCTCCTGATAATGATTTAGTTATTATGCGTTATTCTGATGCTTTATTAATGAAAGCTGAAGCTATTGCTAGAGGTGGTTCAGGAACTGTAGGTGCCATTATGACAAATATTGCAACTCGTGCTGGTGTGACTGCAGCACCTGCAACTCTTGATGGAATTTATGCTGAAAGAGGACGTGAATTATGGTGGGAAGGTTGGAGAAGAAATGATATGATACGTTTTGGTAAATTCTTAGCAGTTAGAGAATTGAAACCATATGTTTCAGACAAAAAATATATTTTATACCCTATTCCAGCGGATGCATTATTTAATTCTAATTTAAAACAAAACCCTGGTTATTAA